The Penicillium oxalicum strain HP7-1 chromosome VI, whole genome shotgun sequence genome window below encodes:
- a CDS encoding Global transcription regulator sge1, with amino-acid sequence MVNGTAAVLEPTFTGYVATTQDALILFEACLTGVLHHVPRRPHDRERSHLVRSGSVFIYEENSSGIKRWTDGVTWSPSRILGNFLVYRELEKPFPPGEKKRAMKKANRRPTPATRPGEPYPRPESTGTGYSPTSPPGPFGDTRAPHQSEVERALVGSLVDSYGFKESGLVKKTMSVTVMGITHHLVSYYSVEDVMRGVLNPPSMVESLRYIRPRAELTQKQSFRAPIDDMETGALENPHDPSHASLYGIDPSN; translated from the coding sequence ATGGTCAACGGGACGGCGGCAGTGCTCGAGCCCACATTCACGGGGTACGTGGCGACAACACAGGATGCCCTGATTTTATTCGAGGCCTGCTTGACGGGTGTCCTACATCATGTGCCGCGACGACCGCACGATCGCGAACGGAGTCACTTGGTGCGCAGCGGTAGCGTCTTCATCTACGAAGAAAACTCATCCGGCATCAAGCGCTGGACCGATGGCGTGACCTGGTCTCCGAGTCGCATTCTCGGCAACTTTCTAGTCTATCGCGAGTTGGAGAAACCTTTTCCCCCGGGCGAAAAGAAGCGGGCCATGAAGAAGGCCAACAGGCGACCGACGCCCGCCACGAGGCCCGGTGAACCATACCCGCGACCCGAGAGCACCGGGACCGGCTACTCCCCGACATCCCCCCCAGGCCCCTTTGGCGACACCCGGGCACCGCATCAGTCGGAGGTGGAACGGGCTTTGGTGGGGTCCCTGGTGGACTCGTATGGATTCAAGGAGTCGGGCttggtcaagaagaccatGAGCGTCACGGTCATGGGCATCACACATCATCTGGTCTCCTATTATAGTGTCGAGGACGTCATGCGCGGCGTTCTCAATCCACCCTCGATGGTGGAATCCCTGCGATATATTCGGCCTCGGGCGGAACTCACCCAGAAGCAGAGCTTCCGCGCCCCCATCGACGACATGGAGACCGGCGCCCTGGAGAACCCTCACGATCCCTCCCATGCCTCCCTCTACGGTATCGACCCCAGCAATTGA